The Octopus bimaculoides isolate UCB-OBI-ISO-001 chromosome 1, ASM119413v2, whole genome shotgun sequence genome contains the following window.
NNNNNNNNNNNNNNNNNNNNNNNNNNNNNNNNNNNNNNNNNNNNNNNNNNNNNNNNNNNNNNNNNNNNNNNNNNNNNNNNNNNNNNNNNNNNNNNNNNNNNNNNNNNNNNNNNNNNNNNNNNNNNNNNNNNNNNNNNNNNNNNNNNNNNNNNNNNNNNNNNNNNNNNNNNNNNNNNNNNNNNNNNNNNNNNNNNNNNNNNNNNNNNNNNNNNNNNNNNNNNNNNNNNNNNNNNNNNNNNNNNNNNNNNNNNNNNNNNNNNNNNNNNNNNNNNNNNNNNNNNNNNNNNNNNNNNNNNNNNNNNNNNNNNNNNNNNNNNNNNNNNNNNNNNNNNNNNNNNNNNNNNNNNNNNNNNNNNNNNNNNNNNNNNNNNNNNNNNNNNNNNNNNNNNNNNNNNNNNNNNNNNNNNNNNNNNNNNNNNNNNNNNNNNNNNNNNNNNNNNNNNNNNNNNNNNNNNNNNNNNNNNNNNNNNNNNNNNNNNNNNNNNNNNNNNNNNNNNNNNNNNNNNNNNNNNNNNNNNNNNNNNNNNNNNNNNNNNNNNNNNNNNNNNNNNNNNNNNNNNNNNNNNNNNNNNNNNNNNNNNNNNNNNNNNNNNNNNNNNNNNNNNNNNNNNNNNNNNNNNNNNNNNNNNNNNNNNNNNNNNNNNNNNNNNNNNNNNNNNNNNNNNNNNNNNNNNNNNNNNNNNNNNNNNNNNNNNNNNNNNNNNNNNNNNNNNNNNNNNNNNNNNNNNNNNNNNNNNNNNNNNNNNNNNNNNNNNNNNNNNNNNNNNNNNNNNNNNNNNNNNNNNNNNNNNNNNNNNNNNNNNNNNNNNNNNNNNNNNNNNNNNNNNNNNNNNNNNNNNNNNNNNNNNNNNNNNNNNNNNNNNNNNNNNNNNNNNNNNNNNNNNNNNNNNNNNNNNNNNNNNNNNNNNNNNNNNNNNNNNNNNNNNNNNNNNNNNNNNNNNNNNNNNNNNNNNNNNNNNNNNNNNNNNNNNNNNNNNNNNNNNNNNNNNNNNNNNNNNNNNNNNNNNNNNNNNNNNNNNNNNNNNNNNNNNNNNNNNNNNNNNNNNNNNNNNNNNNNNNNNNNNNNNNNNNNNNNNNNNNNNNNNNNNNNNNNNNNNNNNNNNNNNNNNNNNNNNNNNNNNNNNNNNNNNNNNNNNNNNNNNNNNNNNNNNNNNNNNNNNNNNNNNNNNNNNNNNNNNNNNNNNNNNNNNNNNNNNNNNNNNNNNNNNNNNNNNNNNNNNNNNNNNNNNNNNNNNNNNNNNNNNNNNNNNNNNNNNNNNNNNNNNNNNNNNNNNNNNNNNNNNNNNNNNNNNNNNNNNNNNNNNNNNNNNNNNNNNNNNNNNNNNNNNNNNNNNNNNNNNNNNNNNNNNNNNNNNNNNNNNNNNNNNNNNNNNNNNNNNNNNNNNNNNNNNNNNNNNNNNNNNNNNNNNNNNNNNNNNNNNNNNNNNNNNNNNNNNNNNNNNNNNNNNNNNNNNNNNNNNNNNNNNNNNNNNNNNNNNNNNNNNNNNNNNNNNNNNNNNNNNNNNNNNNNNNNNNNNNNNNNNNNNNNNNNNNNNNNNNNNNNNNNNNNNNNNNNNNNNNNNNNNNNNNNNNNNNNNNNNNNNNNNNNNNNNNNNNNNNNNNNNNNNNNNNNNNNNNNNNNNNNNNNNNNNNNNNNNNNNNNNNNNNNNNNNNNNNNNNNNNNNNNNNNNNNNNNNNNNNNNNNNNNNNNNNNNNNNNNNNNNNNNNNNNNNNNNNNNNNNNNNNNNNNNNNNNNNNNNNNNNNNNNNNNNNNNNNNNNNNNNNNNNNNNNNNNNNNNNNNNNNNNNNNNNNNNNNNNNNNNNNNNNNNNNNNNNNNNNNNNNNNNNNNNNNNNNNNNNNNNNNNNNNNNNNNNNNNNNNNNNNNNNNNNNNNNNNNNNNNNNNNNNNNNNNNNNNNNNNNNNNNNNNNNNNNNNNNNNNNNNNNNNNNNNNNNNNNNNNNNNNNNNNNNNNNNNNNNNNNNNNNNNNNNNNNNNNNNNNNNNNNNNNNNNNNNNNNNNNNNNNNNNNNNNNNNNNNNNNNNNNNNNNNNNNNNNNNNNNNNNNNNNNNNNtatatatatatatatgcacacacacacgtgttgtaATATCTAAAGCAATTGCGTATACAGCCAgggtgattttctttttcttttttctttttgttcttcagcCATCGTTTTGTGGAGAGAGTAGGTCATATATGTCATCAAATACGGTAACATTTGGCTATTTTCCATTACATGCCGGTGGTTAAGAAACTATTTTGATTCTTTCAACGGATTATCTTCTTTTAGGGCATGGTGAGCTAGTCAAAGTACTGCATGCCTATTTGTATAACCAACGAGTTctattgtttttatctattttgtaGATCTTATATCGAGGAGAAGAGAATATACTTTACTGTGGTTGTTTCGGGACATCTTGCTGTGTTTTTGAAGGCATTGGCCACATAAAACGGCTGTGGACACTGGTTGATACGTAATAGCTTCAATGGAATATCAACTGTGACAACACCACTACAATAGAATAAAAAAACGCAACAGACAATTATATGTCCGAAAACAATTGATAACTCAGTGTCAATATGGACCACTAACAATATAActagagatagatatacatttaagaagaaaaatgtcTATTTTAATCAATGgctaatcaatattattttcagtttttttggaAAGTATGAGAAACAACTCCAGACATCCGTCGGTCATATTCTGACCTCATCGCCGTACTTGAGCAGTTCAGTGGacgagagagtgaaagagaaagaagagaactatgcattcaaatatacaaatgtagagAAAACAGACGTGTGGAGAGTGAGGTTTAAAAGTATGAGGgtaatgcattttcaataatttcagtCGGATTTTCAAGATTAgagattatattcttttctactctaggcacaaggcccgagatttttagggaggggcccagtcgattagatcgaccccagtaatcaactggtacttaatttatcgaccccgaaatgatgaaaggcaaagtcgacctcggcggaatttgaactcagaacgtaaagacagacgaaataccgctaagcattacgcccggcgtgctagcgtttctgccagcttgcctaaGCTGAGTATCAACAATCCAATGCGGAGCTcatgtttcaaatttttattgtCGTTCTCAATACCAGAACAGCATGCGTAAACCAAGCTTGTATCAGATCCACCGTGGAATACACTAGTCCAATCTGGATCGACCTTCAGTCTCTTCATTGCAAACATATCAAAACcaacaaagaacacaaaatattgCAGTTTCACATAATCCGATGCTACTCATATACTACCCTCATACAATGAAAGATCAATTCTATAAGCAAGAGACAGATTTTGCTGTTAGAAATAGATCCGTGGGGTACTAAATTACTCTGAAAACTATTATTTCACCGTTCTAAAATACTATAGCTTATCTAAACTAATCAAACATATGAAATTTCACAAttctgaaatttgaaataatggTGAGTGTAACTTACTTGAATATAACTGTTGTTCGTAATTCATCAATTCCAAAAAACGGTACTGCGTATGTAACAATCCATTTATTTACAAGGCCATCACATCGGAAATAAGGACGTGTCCAAAAACCATCCTTTAACATTGGTGCTTTGTATCTCATAGGATAATATTCGAAAGGAATATTGCTCGATCCATTAAAATCAGTTCGAACATGAGCCCTCATTTTATAGGTTTTAAGTCCAAAGGTGTTCAATTTCCAACGTTGCTTAGATTTTATAAACCAATCTTCTTCCGTATAAGGATTTTGTAGACCAGCACTGTCAACTGCACGATAGAGTCCTCTCTGGCGGAAAGCAAATGGTCCGAACAATTCCTTTACTGTAGTTTCGCTTTCtttgaatacatatttatcaaagaaaacacCTGAAGACATTATCCTAAAATCAGCCATCACATTAGCCACAACTTCCCCAAAGATTTGCTGAGGAATAAGTCGAGCACCCCCTTTATGATAACCGAAATTTTCGTTAGGATTTGCATTTTGTAGGTAATTAGACAAGAAATGGGCCAATCGCAAAGCAGTCCTTGCTTGAAATTCAAACTGTGTTGAAACACCATAACCAACATCTCCTGGAAGCAAAAGGTTTTCAGGGGCTACATTTTGACAGTTGTCTGAAGTTATCGAAGAGATTTTCTTAAAAAGCTTTTGGATTCTGTAAATTGATTTTTCGTCAATTAAACTTCTACGGAAACGAGTATGAAATCTAcgtctttctttcacttttttgcGGCTATCAGCTGCAAATTGTAGGACTTTTTCAGAGTCTAGAGAAAAGAGACTTTTTTCGGATTGAAACGGACTGAGATTTATGTGAGTCTCATtagaataaatgttataaaatctagagaactttttataaataaaattagacaCAGAACGTTTCGCTTTCTCCCAAGTTGTAATACTCAATGTTGCTGCAAGTTCTTCTGAATTAACTTTTTGAAGATCTCGATTTGATGGTAAAACAGACCtaactgaaaataatataaatggaaTGAGAATAAAAATGTGTGGAGATCATTGTTTATAAATCCTTTTTTATACATTAGCTATTTAGAGAGTACTTAAAGAATACTTCGTTCAGAACAGCTAAAAGTCTTCAGTTTCAAATGGCTACAGAAATTTGTCAAATCTGCGCATAAGGTTATCACATTTATTGTGGAGAACCAAAATATTCCATTGGATTGCTGGTTATCACTGAAGACTTTATTTTCATGCAATTTATGTAGGACAATTCGACCTGACAAACTGACATACAACTTAGAAACAAGTCTTTTATTAACTTACAGTACCTATTGACAGCCAAGTCTAAATAGGCTTAATATTTATGAGTTGGATACGAACTATCAATTCCTTCATTTGTTATTCGATATTCTATCAACATCTTATCGAGTCGACTAGACGCAGTTGAGAAAGCATGGTCATTTCATGTTTACTGAAGCCTATGACAAATAAAGGACAAACCAAATAGCGACTAAATTTTCTTCAATGTTCTTCAATATGGAAGCATCAAGGCATTTAAGTCTCAAAAAAATCACCGCAGAATAACGATTGAGAATTACTGCTGTAAAATTCTGTCGAAATATGTCATTTTTATTCTATATCATATCCTATTTCAAATAAGTCCTTTGGAATCAcagttgtttgttattttcttttctacttcttttcaCTTAGTGTAATAACAGTGGCTTTATAATgtgatgttggcactccgtcgcttacgacgtcgagggttctagttgatccgatcaacggaacagcctgctcgtgaaattaacgtgaaagtggctgagcactccacagacacgtgtacccttaacgtagttctcggggatattcagcgtgacacagtgtgacaaggctgaccctttgaatcacaggcacaacagaaacaggaagtaagagtgagagaaagttgaggtgggAGAGTaccgcagggttcgccaccatcccctgccggagcctcgtggagctttaggtgtttttcgctcaataaacactcacaacgcccggtctgggaatcgaaaccgcgatcctatgaccgcgatcctatgaccgcgagtccgctgccctaaccactgggccactgcgcctccacgcCTNNNNNNNNNNNNNNNNNNNNNNNNNNNNNNNNNNNNNNNNNNNNNNNNNNNNNNNNNNNNNNNNNNNNNNNNNNNNNNNNNNNNNNNNNNNNNNNNNNNNNNNNNNNNNNNNNNNNNNNNNNNNNNNNNNNNNNNNNNNNNNNNNNNNNNNNNNNNNNNNNNNNNNNNNNNNNNNNNNNNNNNNNNNNNNNNNNNNNNNNNNNNNNNNNNNNNNNNNNNNNNNNNNNNNNNNNNNNNNNNNNNNNNNNNNNNNNNNNNNNNNNNNNNNNNNNNNNNNNNNNNNNNNNNNNNNNNNNNNNNNNNNNNNNNNNNNNNNNNNNNNNNNNNNNNNNNNNNNNNNNNNNNNNNNNNNNNNNNNNNNNNNNNNNNNNNNNNNNNNNNNNNNNNNNNNNNNNNNNNNNNNNNNNNNNNNNNNNNNNNNNNNNNNNNNNNNNNNNNNNNNNNNNNNNNNNNNNNNNNNNNNNNNNNNNNNNNNNNNNNNNNNNNNNNNNNNNNNNNNNNNNNNNNNNNNNNNNNNNNNNNNNNNNNNNNNNNNNNNNNNNNNNNNNNNNNNNNNNNNNNNNNNNNNNNNNNNNNNNNNNNNNNNNNNNNNNACAGTCGGTTTTGGTGCATGAAAAACCGGTTTCGTATTCTTTGTTTGTTGCTTTCTCAATATCAATTCCCCTCCAAGGCGGTTTCATTGAAACAGGGTACCGATACCCAGGTCGACATGGACACGAGTAGCCTCCTCGCTTGAAACCCATTGCTGGAACATGTTTACACTGATAACGAGACAAAAGTAAAAAATCATTTGGATTTAATGAtgcattttatgttgtttaataTCACAATGTTAATATTAGCATCTCCAtaatgatgcatgtgtatgtgtatgtgtgtatatcttcatCTGGTGTTTTGAATTATCTAACCTTCTGTCTACCAATGAGTCCAATGGACCCATTTCagttttttctgttgctttttcctactgtttatattatttgattctgctgATTTCTGGTGACTCTTATTTTTTCTTGACTCTCTTTTATTTGCCAAATGGGAAATTTCCCGCATGTTTATAAAAGCTAGaaaatttcactttatacatTAATTACCGTATGGGTCCATTGGACCCTCGAATTAAATTCGATAGACAAGAAGTTTGGCATTCTAATCGTCTTACTCAAGTAGCAGTAAGAACTTCATCTTGCAATTATTGTGCAACAAGACTGTGGACCATTCCGTTTTGCTAAAAGGTCTTGCGATAGCATTGAAACATGCTTTACTATTTTTATACGCCAGAATCTTCTTGTGGTAATTCGTAAATTGAGAAATGTTGAAGGTGAGGTTGTTtacaaaaaaaatggaaggaaattgATCACTCTGATCTAAAGAAATTTATTGGATTCATTATTCTTTTAGGTGTTTATAAATCTAAACATGAAAATGTCACACAGTTATGGAGTCAAGAGGATGGCCACCCaatattcagcaaaaaaaaatgaGCCGGGGAAGACTTCAACAGATTTTACAAGTATTGTGTTTTGATGATGCTagtgcaagaaagaaaaaagagaagtgatGATAAATCGGCGTCCATAAgagaagtatttgaaatgtggAATCAGAATTTGCAAGATGGATATGTTCCAACTTCATACATGACAGTTGATGAACAAATAGTTTCATTCAGAGGGCGCTACCGATTCCGGGTCTATATTACTTCAAAACCAGGGAAGTATGGAATTAACATTTGAGTAATATTCAATAGTGAAACATCTTATTCCTGGAAAATGCAAATCTACACTGGAAAAGACccagtaaaagggagagagataaatcAAGGTTCAAGAGTTGTTGAAGACCTattaaaagaacttgaaaatactGGTCGCAATAAaacttgtgataattttttttacaaggaTTGGCTCGAAAGCTGCTTAGATAGAAAACTACTTTAGTCGGAGCAATTAGAAAGAACAGAGTTGAACTTCCACGTGCtttcacaaatggaaaagaaagagaaaccaacagcacaatatttggatttcaaaaggattctatgatcctatcttattgtcccaagaaaaattatgtagtcACACTTATGAGTACAATGCACTCTCAGCCTTCAACTGATTCAAAAAGTGCTGAAAAGAAACCTGAAGTTATAacatgttacaacaaaacaaaaggaggaGCAGATACCCTAGATAAGATGGTAAGGACATACACTTGCAAAAGAATGACTCGAAGATGGCCTATGGTTATATTCTTCAACATGATTGATATAAGTGCAGTGAATGCTTTCATTGTTGCTAAACAGCTTCACATACAAATtttcaaggataaaagaagaCAGTTCCTAATTCAGTTAGGAAAGGAACTTGCTAGAGTTAATGCCAAACAAGAACATGACAAACAATCTTCTAGTTCCGCTAACATTTCTcaaccaaacaagaaaagaagacgaTTTTCAACCTCATTTGAGATTCCTCAGACAAAGTAAAAAAGATGTTCTTTGTGTGGcctaaaaaaagacaggaaaactcGTACTACATGTAAGAGTTGTAATAGCCATGTTTGCAAAGAGTTTTCCAATATTGTCTGCATTCACTGCCATGAAGAGctgtaattctttatttttgtaatttttaaaagtataatatattctgtaaacggtattttctttattaaaatttgtgagaaacagCAATTCTTCATTCACCTGATAGCATATATAATGTAGCTAAGAAATAGAGgcagtttgaataaaatttaattaaaagaaaaatattgggttCATTGGACCTAGTTGGTAATTAGTGACATACTTTTTCTCTGATAGACCAAGGGTTAAAGGGTCTCGTTAGCAAAACCATTAATCTCActctttctatgtctctctctcttgtcactctctcctatacaaacacacacccaatctgtccaactatatatatatatataatctctttacttacttgtttctgtcatttgactgcggccatgctggagcaccgcctttagtcgagcaactcgaccccaggacttattctttgtaagcctagtacttattctatcggtctcttttgccgaaccgctaagttacagggacgtaaacacaccagcatcggttgtcaagcgaagttgggggaaaaaacacatgcacacacatacgtatatatatatatatatatatatatatNNNNNNNNNNNNNNNNNNNNNNNNNNNNNNNNNNNNNNNNNNNNNNNNNNNNNNNNNNNNNNNNNNNNNNNNNNNNNNNNNNNNNNNNNNNNNNNNNNNNNNNNNNNNNNNNNNNNNNNNNNNNNNNNNNNNNNNNNNNNNNNNNNNNNNNNNNNNNNNNNNNNNNNNNNNNNNNNNNNNNNNNNNNNNNNNNNNNNNNNNNNNNNNNNNNNNNNNNNNNNNNNNNNNNNNNNNNNNNNNNNNNNNNNNNNNNNNNNNNNNNNNNNNNNNNNNNNNNNNNNNNNNNNNNNNNNNNNNNNNNNNNNNNNNNNNNNNNNNNNNNNNNNNNNNNNNNNNNNNNNNNNNNNNNNNNNNNNNNNNNNNNNNNNNNNNNNNNNNNNNNNNNNNNNNNNNNNNNNNNNNNNNNNNNNNNNNNNNNNNNNNNNNNNNNNNNNNNNNNNNNNNNNNNNNNNNNNNNNNNNNNNNNNNNNNNNNNNNNNNNNNNNNNNNNNNNNNNNNNNNNNNNNNNNNNNNNNNNNNNNNNNNNNNNNNNNNNNNNNNNNNNNNNNNNNNNNNNNNNNNNNNNNNNNNNNNNtatatatatatacatacatacatatatacgacgggcttctttcagtttccgtctaccaaatccacttacaatgctttggtcgacccgaggccatagtagaagacacttgcccaaggtgccacgcagtgggaatgaacctggaaccatgtggttggtttgcaagctacttaccacacagccactcctgcgcctatatgtgtgtgtgtgtgtgtgtgtgtgtgtgtattgaaagatggttatacatatgttaaatatgtatatattaatagatatgtagatagatatagacatgcaaatatacgaatgtaaaaatatatatatacatagatatgtgtgtgagtgtatgtgtttgtgtatatatgtgtgtatgtatgtatgtacgtattatgtatgtatgtatgtatgtatgtaggtaggtagatagatagatagatagatagatagatagatagatagatagatagatagatagatagatagatagatagatagatagaagcaaatgtgtgtgcgcatgtgagtgtatctgtgtatgatgGCGAAAGTTCActgaatgtatttaaaaatagatatttagaCAATTGAGTTCAATCATTCACCATGAATATCACAGGAATAGGTGAAACCGCTTGCGAGACActcattttgaataaataaatgtggaAATATTTGTGTTTAGTTTTTAATATATCTCTGGacttcttttttactcttttactcttttatttgtttcagtcatttgactgcgggcggtgctccagcatggagcatatcgaccccggtacttattctttgtaagcctagtacttattctatcggtctcttttgccgaaccgctaaggtacggggacataaacacaccagcatcggttgtcaagcaatgctagggggacaaacacaaacacacaaacacacacacacacacacacacacacacacacacacacaNNNNNNNNNNNNNNNNNNNNNNNNNNNNNNNNNNNNNNNNNNNNNNNNNNNNNNNNNNNNNNNNNNNNNNNNNNNNNNNNNNNNNNNNNNNNNNNNNNNNNNNNNNNNNNNNNNNNNNNNN
Protein-coding sequences here:
- the LOC106882646 gene encoding uncharacterized protein LOC106882646, with protein sequence MAKTLISTVSFHLACLFVVFLYTTYTSGEFEWMKYDHYDEIQDKITAVTPQNCRGKSRDQLTVRADVVSQLPKYNELLSKIMYKNRTKLLHLHNMALNRAYFYSYMLQKFNESKNDFPNLPGWMYMYMSAVADVNANPFSLNGSSLFYDYNCSYPNWLDPYKFNTTLPLFGPSAWRWDDSRDSDNYLREMTLQTVMIKDFGASNHNYTDPSSKTTPWYNVYKLPDTSSSMDSLTKFSYNIGFKYSNYTGAFSTKEYNVDSFFGPSQPGQTAGNIPLPVYFTQPYMDCGKSNQWIISSVSPVMDYMYRFVNWTHIRRPRIVALSVMDMYFKQIDFNACPVSTGNPGPSYLSGIARCKTKTTVCKHVPAMGFKRGGYSCPCRPGYRYPVSMKPPWRGIDIEKATNKEYETGFSCTKTDFRSVLPSNRDLQKVNSEELAATLSITTWEKAKRSVSNFIYKKFSRFYNIYSNETHINLSPFQSEKSLFSLDSEKVLQFAADSRKKVKERRRFHTRFRRSLIDEKSIYRIQKLFKKISSITSDNCQNVAPENLLLPGDVGYGVSTQFEFQARTALRLAHFLSNYLQNANPNENFGYHKGGARLIPQQIFGEVVANVMADFRIMSSGVFFDKYVFKESETTVKELFGPFAFRQRGLYRAVDSAGLQNPYTEEDWFIKSKQRWKLNTFGLKTYKMRAHVRTDFNGSSNIPFEYYPMRYKAPMLKDGFWTRPYFRCDGLVNKWIVTYAVPFFGIDELRTTVIFNGVVTVDIPLKLLRINQCPQPFYVANAFKNTARCPETTTCAPLAHLSFTIGSYRCNCKQGTEYPINDGKFWIEGSLLELEYIRKKRGLINR